A genomic window from Leptospira brenneri includes:
- a CDS encoding shikimate kinase, with protein sequence MNIIFIGARGAGKSKVSRSLSKQTEFPVVSTDSIAVYESGGISIPKFVEKSGWKAFRELEYSILKKLQTADGIIIDCGGGILFDLDESGNEIPSSRKLDLLRSIGRIVYLERGIEELIEKVKGDSTRPDLSKVTSYRSILEKRLPVYQEAAHFKLNLSKLSKEEAAERVLDWLGIKSK encoded by the coding sequence ATGAATATTATCTTTATTGGGGCAAGGGGTGCTGGAAAATCCAAAGTTTCGCGTTCCCTTTCCAAACAAACCGAGTTCCCTGTTGTTTCCACAGATTCCATAGCAGTGTACGAGTCGGGTGGAATCTCTATCCCTAAATTCGTGGAAAAATCTGGTTGGAAGGCCTTTCGTGAGTTAGAATATTCTATTTTGAAAAAACTACAAACTGCGGATGGTATCATCATCGATTGCGGAGGAGGAATCCTCTTTGATTTGGATGAATCCGGAAACGAAATTCCCAGTAGTAGAAAATTAGATTTACTCCGTAGTATCGGAAGGATCGTTTATTTGGAACGTGGGATCGAAGAACTGATTGAAAAAGTAAAGGGAGATTCCACAAGGCCCGATCTTTCCAAAGTCACTTCTTACCGCTCCATTTTAGAAAAAAGACTTCCCGTTTACCAAGAAGCAGCCCATTTTAAGTTAAATCTTTCTAAACTTTCGAAAGAAGAGGCCGCAGAACGAGTCTTAGACTGGCTTGGGATTAAATCTAAATAA
- a CDS encoding HDOD domain-containing protein — protein sequence MLKSKVDEVLQDVNKLPAISAVVSKVLEKLQKPDVNIADLAQEISKDPAITANVIKLSNSAYYRASKPIRTVQEALMTLGIKTVKEIVLLTAAKGILSQDLNSYQLEAAQLWTSSLLVAELSSKIVQHKKLKIDKDLAFTSGLLCSVGKIVLAQFFSPVMMQIKTDLKDNQEPFPVLEKKYFGYTHMEVSENLLKRWNFPLELTDVVANYLTPENSKSNPLLTSVVHIASILIVVSGIGIDIGGESVPISPFALSQTGVTEADIETYFVHIPDLQAGLADLLNV from the coding sequence ATGCTAAAATCAAAAGTAGATGAAGTATTACAAGACGTAAATAAACTACCAGCGATTTCGGCGGTGGTGTCTAAGGTTTTGGAAAAACTCCAAAAACCTGACGTAAATATCGCTGACCTTGCGCAGGAAATTTCAAAAGACCCGGCAATTACTGCAAACGTGATTAAACTTTCCAATTCTGCATATTACAGGGCATCAAAACCCATTCGTACTGTCCAAGAAGCACTGATGACTCTTGGAATCAAAACAGTAAAGGAAATAGTCCTTCTGACAGCGGCCAAAGGAATCCTTTCACAAGACCTAAATAGTTATCAATTGGAGGCAGCACAACTTTGGACTTCTTCCTTACTTGTTGCTGAACTTTCTAGTAAAATCGTACAACATAAAAAACTCAAAATTGATAAAGACCTAGCTTTCACTTCTGGATTACTTTGTAGTGTTGGGAAAATTGTTCTCGCTCAGTTCTTTAGCCCCGTGATGATGCAAATCAAAACAGATCTAAAAGACAACCAAGAACCCTTCCCCGTGTTAGAGAAAAAGTATTTTGGATACACTCACATGGAAGTGTCTGAAAATCTTTTAAAACGCTGGAACTTTCCACTGGAACTCACTGACGTTGTGGCAAATTACCTAACACCAGAAAATTCAAAAAGTAATCCTCTTCTCACTTCTGTTGTGCATATTGCAAGCATCCTTATAGTAGTTTCTGGGATTGGAATCGATATTGGTGGTGAGTCTGTTCCGATTTCACCATTTGCCCTCAGCCAAACAGGTGTTACAGAGGCCGATATTGAAACTTATTTTGTTCATATCCCCGATTTACAAGCCGGTCTTGCAGATTTATTGAATGTATAG
- a CDS encoding chemotaxis protein CheD encodes MSIKSKIINVGIADIKVGKDTDVLRTTLGSCIGIVLYDPDQKVGAISHIMLAKDPTGKDATKFPHKYGETALPILIEMMKQQGSNIGQYSCRMFGGASMFKGINSQFLQNIGEQNIAIVKKFMEDKKIPVIVEDVAGNEGRTISLYCDDGRVLLKKAGMEKYLYKVR; translated from the coding sequence ATGTCTATAAAATCCAAAATCATCAATGTGGGAATTGCCGATATTAAGGTCGGAAAAGATACGGATGTGCTTAGAACTACACTAGGTTCGTGCATAGGAATTGTTTTGTATGACCCAGATCAGAAAGTGGGGGCAATTTCTCATATCATGCTTGCCAAAGATCCAACAGGGAAGGACGCAACCAAGTTTCCACACAAATATGGAGAAACGGCCTTACCCATCCTCATAGAAATGATGAAACAACAAGGATCCAATATTGGCCAGTATTCCTGCAGAATGTTTGGTGGAGCCTCCATGTTTAAGGGAATTAACTCCCAATTTTTGCAAAACATCGGGGAACAGAACATCGCTATTGTTAAAAAATTCATGGAAGATAAAAAAATTCCCGTCATAGTAGAAGATGTTGCGGGAAATGAAGGACGAACCATCAGTCTTTACTGCGACGACGGGCGCGTGTTGTTAAAAAAAGCTGGTATGGAAAAATACCTTTATAAGGTGCGTTAG
- a CDS encoding TraB/GumN family protein, translating into MRSIKKTTPARKSAKKGFKTTEPYLFQTIGKTEVHILGTAHVSKQSVDEVEKMIQSLKPDVICVELCESRMKSVEDPDYLKKLDIFKVFKERKMWLLLSSLILSSFQKKIGNKDIKPGDEMRKAITMGRTLKKPVLAVDREIQTTLKRSWGNVGFFSKMYLFSALLASLLVREDVSDDKIEEMKSEDILKDLFSQIPKKYESVKHVIIDERDVYLAEKIRRSTEGKSVKKVLAVVGAGHLAGIERNLHIQNDLSELDEVPKRKWWDNISIILYPAFFAGLIGYTTWSQGGEAGMDLFSKLIYIKGGLAALGALIAWAHPISILLAFITAPIGTFVPIFKAGWVSALSESYLRKPLVEDFEHIAEDSETFAGFWKNRVLHIFLVFFLPQFGSTIGTFIVAGKGLKNLF; encoded by the coding sequence ATGCGTTCAATCAAAAAAACAACTCCTGCCAGAAAATCTGCCAAAAAAGGTTTCAAAACAACAGAACCTTATCTCTTCCAAACCATCGGAAAAACCGAAGTCCACATTCTGGGAACGGCACATGTTTCCAAACAAAGTGTAGATGAAGTCGAAAAAATGATACAATCATTAAAACCTGATGTCATTTGTGTTGAGTTATGTGAATCAAGGATGAAGTCGGTAGAAGATCCCGATTATTTAAAAAAATTAGATATATTCAAAGTATTTAAAGAAAGAAAGATGTGGTTACTTTTATCCAGTCTCATCCTCTCTTCCTTTCAGAAAAAAATCGGTAATAAAGATATCAAACCTGGTGATGAGATGCGTAAAGCCATCACTATGGGACGAACACTAAAAAAACCTGTATTAGCAGTGGATCGGGAAATCCAAACCACACTCAAACGCTCTTGGGGGAATGTCGGGTTTTTCTCAAAAATGTATCTTTTCAGTGCCTTACTTGCTTCCCTTCTGGTTCGGGAAGACGTGTCTGATGACAAAATTGAAGAGATGAAGTCTGAAGACATTCTAAAGGATTTATTCTCACAAATCCCAAAGAAATACGAGTCAGTGAAACATGTCATCATCGATGAAAGGGATGTATATTTAGCTGAAAAAATTCGAAGATCGACAGAAGGTAAGTCAGTAAAAAAAGTTTTGGCTGTTGTTGGAGCGGGTCATTTAGCAGGGATCGAAAGAAACTTACATATCCAAAACGACTTATCAGAGTTAGATGAAGTCCCCAAACGTAAATGGTGGGATAATATTAGTATCATTTTGTATCCGGCATTTTTTGCAGGTTTAATTGGTTATACCACTTGGAGTCAAGGTGGAGAGGCTGGTATGGATCTTTTTTCAAAACTGATTTATATCAAAGGTGGACTTGCGGCGCTTGGTGCACTCATTGCTTGGGCTCATCCTATTTCGATTTTACTTGCTTTCATCACTGCTCCTATCGGAACCTTTGTTCCCATTTTTAAAGCGGGTTGGGTGAGTGCTCTTTCCGAATCTTATTTACGAAAACCTTTAGTGGAAGATTTTGAACACATTGCCGAAGACTCAGAAACTTTTGCTGGTTTCTGGAAGAATCGAGTTCTCCACATTTTTCTCGTTTTTTTCCTTCCCCAATTTGGATCTACAATTGGAACCTTTATTGTTGCTGGAAAAGGCTTGAAGAATTTATTTTAG
- a CDS encoding four-helix bundle copper-binding protein, whose protein sequence is MNRKELLQKAGMAVAVSGILSTLSAEDHDHSTMTMPTTGKSKYSKAMMAAMHCQLSAEVCLSHCLTELGKGDKSLALCAASTREVISLCESFVKLASQSSTYTKKLANLCIEVCEACAKECDKHANHHSVCKECRDSCLACVKELKKV, encoded by the coding sequence ATGAATCGCAAAGAATTATTACAAAAAGCAGGGATGGCAGTTGCTGTTTCCGGAATTTTATCTACACTTTCCGCAGAAGACCATGACCATTCCACAATGACGATGCCTACAACTGGCAAATCCAAATACTCCAAAGCGATGATGGCAGCGATGCATTGCCAACTTTCTGCTGAGGTTTGTCTCAGCCATTGTTTGACTGAGCTAGGAAAGGGGGATAAGTCCTTAGCGCTTTGCGCGGCAAGCACAAGAGAGGTCATCAGTCTTTGTGAATCTTTTGTGAAGTTGGCAAGTCAGTCGTCCACTTATACAAAAAAACTAGCAAATCTTTGTATTGAGGTTTGTGAAGCTTGTGCTAAGGAATGTGATAAACATGCAAACCATCATTCCGTTTGTAAAGAATGTCGAGATAGTTGTCTCGCTTGTGTGAAAGAGTTAAAAAAAGTTTAA
- a CDS encoding esterase/lipase family protein — MFRFIEYLERFWALLSFYLPSHLFVENNKDKNILIVPGFLAGRSYYSRLKSNLDNLGFKVGILSTLRNPLSLEEAVQHLANQILTAPNEVTLIAHNTGGLLVLILPDEARRKVKRLITLGTPFHGSDRFINTRQSYWGYESDWVKTNYKNALFFPLFQPLSAIEDFSFPPQESTEFGQGRDLWFDIPGNYNLVRRNENIRTLREFLGTPKDNIAINSSPKANPEFAVPKKIEVDFSKYEPSVYKKNQKQLAVKKKVAAKKTIPAKKSKPVAKPVTKPKAKKKTKKR; from the coding sequence ATGTTTCGATTCATAGAATACCTGGAACGTTTTTGGGCGTTATTGTCGTTTTATCTTCCCAGCCATTTGTTTGTGGAGAATAATAAGGATAAAAACATATTGATTGTTCCTGGATTTCTGGCCGGACGTTCTTATTATTCGAGACTCAAGTCCAATTTGGATAACTTAGGTTTCAAGGTGGGGATCCTTTCCACATTACGAAATCCCCTGTCTTTGGAAGAAGCAGTCCAACATTTAGCCAACCAAATTCTAACAGCACCTAATGAAGTGACTTTGATTGCACACAATACTGGTGGGTTGCTTGTTTTAATTTTACCTGACGAAGCCAGACGAAAAGTCAAACGCCTCATCACTCTCGGAACACCTTTTCATGGTTCAGACCGGTTCATCAACACTAGACAATCCTATTGGGGTTATGAATCCGACTGGGTAAAAACAAATTATAAAAACGCATTATTTTTTCCTTTATTTCAACCTCTCTCTGCCATTGAGGATTTTTCCTTTCCCCCACAAGAGAGCACTGAATTTGGACAAGGCCGTGACCTCTGGTTTGACATTCCAGGGAATTACAACTTAGTACGTCGAAACGAGAACATTCGTACCCTTCGAGAATTTTTAGGTACTCCAAAAGACAATATTGCCATCAACTCTTCTCCCAAAGCAAATCCTGAGTTTGCAGTACCTAAAAAAATTGAAGTGGATTTTTCAAAATACGAACCATCCGTGTATAAGAAAAACCAAAAACAATTGGCTGTAAAAAAGAAGGTCGCTGCTAAAAAAACAATCCCGGCAAAAAAATCAAAACCTGTCGCAAAGCCGGTAACAAAACCCAAAGCAAAGAAAAAGACAAAAAAACGTTAG
- a CDS encoding UTP--glucose-1-phosphate uridylyltransferase — protein sequence MDKQKSDQMIRDTMKAGGLSEAFIVDFISKVDAVRSGETGMVNWEEVGDLDPKTDEISLESIHSSYPTDLSLLSKLVVVKLNGGLGTSMGLDKAKSLIPIKGSMSFLAVMAKQIEFIRSKYGVDVPLLFMDSYNTQEDSQKELERSGFQQKIRTSFLQNKVPRLDASTFAPIQNKNEKENWCPPGHGDIYFTMVQEGILDELLSLGFEIAFLSNGDNLGATVDPHIVSYLLKENIQFAMEMTPKTLADKKGGAIYRKTVGGKFIKYELLETAQVPKEHENEFSGLGKFRTFSTNNLWINLRALKERFNQGNFSLSLIVNPKQVDGKPVIQLETAMGSAVGNFPKFKGIIIPRDRFAPVKKTEDYLIRRSDAYVLNADFSLTMAKERKAAGLGEILVSLDEAHYKKIHQFDHLFQEYPSLLFCEELVVAGEVLFDVPITIKGKVKVQNLSGALKTISSLGRKELENETISL from the coding sequence ATGGATAAACAGAAATCAGACCAAATGATCAGAGATACAATGAAAGCCGGCGGGCTCTCAGAAGCATTCATCGTCGATTTTATCTCGAAGGTAGATGCTGTGAGAAGCGGCGAAACCGGAATGGTCAATTGGGAAGAGGTGGGTGACTTAGATCCTAAGACCGATGAAATATCTTTAGAATCCATCCATTCTTCTTATCCCACAGACCTTAGTTTATTATCTAAACTTGTGGTGGTCAAATTGAATGGTGGCCTTGGGACTAGTATGGGTCTCGACAAGGCAAAGTCTCTCATCCCCATCAAAGGTTCGATGTCCTTTCTTGCTGTGATGGCAAAACAAATTGAATTCATTCGTTCCAAATATGGGGTGGATGTGCCTCTTTTGTTTATGGATTCTTACAATACACAGGAAGATTCACAAAAAGAATTAGAGAGAAGTGGGTTCCAACAAAAAATTCGAACTAGTTTTTTACAAAACAAAGTTCCGAGGTTAGATGCCAGCACCTTCGCTCCTATCCAAAACAAAAATGAAAAAGAAAACTGGTGTCCCCCTGGTCATGGTGATATTTATTTTACGATGGTCCAAGAAGGGATCTTAGATGAACTTCTTTCTTTAGGATTTGAAATCGCTTTTCTTTCCAATGGAGACAATTTAGGTGCCACAGTTGATCCTCATATCGTTAGTTATTTACTAAAGGAAAACATCCAGTTTGCGATGGAGATGACTCCGAAAACCCTTGCTGATAAGAAGGGGGGAGCGATCTACCGGAAAACCGTTGGTGGTAAATTTATCAAATACGAACTTTTAGAAACAGCACAAGTCCCCAAAGAACATGAAAATGAATTCAGTGGTCTTGGAAAGTTTAGAACTTTCTCCACCAATAATCTTTGGATCAATCTTCGTGCTTTAAAAGAAAGATTTAACCAAGGGAATTTTTCTCTTTCACTGATTGTAAATCCTAAACAAGTGGACGGCAAACCAGTCATCCAGTTGGAAACGGCTATGGGGAGTGCTGTGGGAAATTTTCCGAAGTTCAAAGGAATCATTATCCCTCGTGATCGTTTTGCTCCAGTTAAAAAAACAGAAGATTATTTAATACGCCGTTCGGATGCCTATGTTTTAAACGCTGATTTTTCACTGACGATGGCAAAAGAAAGAAAGGCGGCGGGTCTTGGTGAGATATTGGTGAGTCTCGACGAAGCACATTATAAAAAAATCCATCAGTTTGATCATCTTTTCCAAGAGTATCCGTCTCTTTTATTTTGTGAAGAATTGGTAGTGGCTGGTGAAGTTTTATTTGATGTTCCGATCACTATCAAAGGAAAAGTAAAAGTTCAAAATTTGTCGGGTGCATTAAAAACTATCTCTTCCCTTGGTAGAAAAGAATTAGAAAACGAAACTATCTCTTTATGA
- a CDS encoding LA_0364 family Cys-rich lipoprotein, which yields MKLVIIFSSLLLFVQCGSPFSFRSACYERNKCSTIEGSCFLRNDAFYRVSTNSSEYSAIDFSAIVGSCLGLEKTCRKNCESGTIF from the coding sequence ATGAAATTAGTAATTATATTTAGTTCTCTACTTTTGTTTGTCCAATGCGGGTCGCCATTTTCTTTTCGTTCTGCCTGTTATGAACGCAATAAATGTTCTACGATCGAGGGGAGTTGTTTTTTGCGTAACGATGCCTTTTATAGGGTTTCTACAAATAGTTCTGAGTATAGTGCAATCGATTTCTCCGCCATTGTGGGGAGTTGTTTGGGATTAGAAAAAACCTGTCGTAAAAACTGTGAAAGTGGAACTATCTTTTAA
- a CDS encoding TetR/AcrR family transcriptional regulator gives MKGSPRHRILEIAKKRFYQQGYYHTGINQLIRESGTAKASFYDHFPSKRDLGIRVIQAYGADVLVWFRQILRESHSPDDFIAELSKAVLIQMNEDGSYYQGCPIAIFSCQFPVGEQPFSDEFKSIAFRWESLFAMYIGRWQSNDLLEEKVSPMEMARDLINLYEGALINWRISLNEVYIKRMLVQMKQVFDLSIKR, from the coding sequence ATGAAAGGTTCCCCACGGCACCGCATCCTAGAAATCGCCAAAAAACGATTCTACCAACAAGGATACTACCATACCGGGATCAACCAACTCATCAGAGAATCAGGGACCGCAAAAGCTTCTTTCTATGACCACTTCCCTTCCAAACGAGATTTAGGAATTCGCGTCATCCAAGCCTATGGAGCCGACGTCCTCGTCTGGTTTCGTCAAATCCTAAGAGAATCTCATTCACCGGATGACTTTATTGCAGAGCTTTCCAAAGCCGTTCTGATCCAAATGAATGAAGACGGCTCCTATTACCAAGGTTGTCCGATAGCAATCTTCTCTTGCCAATTCCCTGTCGGCGAACAACCGTTCAGTGATGAATTTAAATCCATTGCATTCCGATGGGAATCCTTATTTGCAATGTATATTGGGAGATGGCAATCAAACGATTTGTTGGAGGAGAAAGTTAGTCCTATGGAAATGGCAAGAGATCTGATTAATCTTTACGAAGGAGCACTCATCAATTGGAGGATATCTTTGAATGAAGTATATATAAAACGAATGTTAGTTCAAATGAAACAAGTTTTTGATCTTAGTATTAAAAGATAG
- a CDS encoding acyl-CoA thioesterase encodes MPHTTVIPVLWSHMDANGHVNNGVYQSYFDEARIQALENEGFSIQEMREMKVGPVMLKAELSYHKPLHHPDIVRIETGFREMSKIKGKVVQNMFRVSDGALVCEAVFSALFFDFEKNRPWKLPDTFLEKFRADEKDKS; translated from the coding sequence ATGCCCCACACCACCGTAATCCCCGTTCTTTGGAGCCATATGGACGCAAATGGCCATGTCAACAATGGCGTTTACCAGTCCTATTTTGACGAAGCTCGTATCCAGGCCCTAGAAAACGAAGGGTTCTCCATCCAAGAAATGCGTGAAATGAAAGTGGGGCCAGTCATGTTAAAAGCGGAACTGTCTTACCACAAACCCCTTCACCATCCAGACATTGTGCGCATCGAAACTGGATTTCGCGAAATGTCAAAAATCAAAGGTAAGGTTGTGCAAAATATGTTCCGTGTTTCCGATGGAGCACTCGTCTGCGAAGCGGTATTTTCTGCTTTGTTTTTTGATTTTGAAAAGAATAGGCCCTGGAAACTTCCCGACACCTTTCTTGAAAAGTTTAGAGCTGACGAAAAAGATAAATCGTAA
- a CDS encoding fibronectin type III domain-containing protein, with amino-acid sequence MLRKTKHRIALGTVFIFVAMLIAGFQSKPITGKTESKSSLRKPGLIPDPFELYQSIPPFRSEMVGSDLPGSFEFTGEFPTPADQGTYKDNVGYTVGYGLISYLEAKKKGIRNLSLVGPSSANGQKLFYSPNFIYNQLNSGKDQAVSLLDALVLAESRGSVPLQQMNESSSNFRTRPKADIVEAGRKARLRRIYRIEPHDLISIKLALAEKRPVLIGYLVYENFRDPKPDVVFETGSGEILGAQSLVILGFNDKKKAFKVWNSWGSSWGDQGYLWISYETFPMYTKSVYVADSEIENELLTQNKLNDALESLEYGEHNLFPPKEVFASRGDFSDRIRISWSREKRAIGYEVYRKRKIENKYQLVGLSKQAFFEDFGIQKNTAYNYRVASLDENFLSKASLDSNDGYAVDPTKPAGILPVTNLHASVAPTNDRILLEWDPQPISTTYAVYKWNPTARIYRFLGKTEKTSYIDLKASRNGDSEIYQVIPERNQLIGESSYYVSAHLDPSEVLKPRPKNLTASKGLYAGATILQWEGSPSAIAYHIFRKTNGNWKQIAKTTDLQFKDDNSSGKESFYAVASEFEGELFSLPSEPDIGFPSLVAGRSFVIKSPELTVSENRKTSEFLFSWNPIAKVTSYKIYMRKKNDPEWSLVKETSDTNFKLQNLTKNQFYFFAIQSISKGTGESLFSKPVTSVISDTVVDLKKVKTFGESAIQKFIGPWTAMYWDGKNKVKPVRLTIEAEDVEGNIIMKWNENEIFRGKNIVDSDLLEEKGKWKIKLSPNYESLSGEFEDKVLVPEKSQLSFIRE; translated from the coding sequence ATGTTAAGGAAAACCAAACATCGAATTGCACTTGGAACTGTTTTTATCTTTGTTGCTATGTTGATCGCGGGATTCCAATCCAAACCCATCACCGGGAAAACGGAATCCAAATCTTCCTTACGGAAACCTGGCCTCATACCTGATCCTTTCGAACTTTACCAAAGCATTCCCCCTTTTCGATCAGAAATGGTTGGTTCGGATTTGCCAGGGAGTTTCGAATTCACGGGGGAATTTCCAACACCAGCTGACCAAGGCACCTATAAAGATAACGTTGGTTACACTGTAGGTTATGGACTGATTTCTTATTTAGAGGCGAAAAAAAAAGGGATTCGAAATCTCTCGTTGGTTGGACCTTCCTCAGCTAACGGACAAAAACTTTTTTATTCTCCAAATTTTATTTATAATCAATTAAACAGTGGTAAAGACCAGGCAGTTTCACTTTTAGATGCCCTGGTGCTTGCAGAAAGTAGAGGATCTGTTCCTTTACAACAGATGAATGAATCTTCATCAAATTTCAGAACTAGACCCAAAGCGGATATTGTTGAAGCGGGAAGAAAAGCGAGACTTCGAAGGATTTATAGAATTGAACCACACGACCTCATTTCCATTAAACTAGCATTAGCTGAAAAAAGGCCCGTTCTCATCGGATATTTAGTTTATGAAAATTTCAGAGACCCTAAACCGGATGTTGTTTTTGAAACGGGATCTGGTGAAATCTTAGGTGCCCAGTCTCTTGTGATTTTAGGTTTTAATGACAAAAAGAAAGCCTTCAAGGTTTGGAATTCCTGGGGCTCTTCTTGGGGAGACCAAGGGTATTTATGGATTTCCTATGAAACCTTTCCTATGTATACAAAATCCGTATACGTAGCCGACTCGGAAATAGAAAACGAACTTCTAACTCAGAATAAATTAAATGATGCTTTAGAATCTTTGGAGTATGGGGAACATAACCTCTTCCCACCAAAAGAAGTTTTTGCTTCTAGAGGTGATTTTTCTGACCGCATTCGGATCAGTTGGTCTAGAGAAAAACGAGCCATAGGTTATGAAGTATATAGAAAACGTAAAATAGAGAACAAATACCAATTGGTAGGCCTTTCCAAACAGGCATTTTTTGAAGACTTCGGGATTCAAAAAAATACTGCCTATAATTACCGTGTGGCTAGTCTCGATGAAAATTTTTTATCAAAAGCTTCTCTTGACTCAAACGATGGTTATGCGGTTGACCCAACAAAACCTGCTGGAATCCTACCGGTAACAAATCTTCATGCATCGGTAGCTCCCACGAACGACAGAATTCTACTCGAATGGGACCCACAACCAATATCCACGACTTATGCTGTGTATAAATGGAATCCAACTGCTAGGATTTATCGTTTTTTAGGCAAAACTGAAAAAACTTCTTATATCGATTTAAAAGCGAGTCGTAATGGCGACAGCGAAATCTATCAAGTCATCCCAGAAAGGAACCAACTCATAGGAGAATCTAGTTATTATGTTTCCGCGCATTTAGATCCTTCTGAAGTTTTAAAACCTAGACCTAAAAATTTAACAGCCTCAAAAGGATTGTATGCAGGTGCGACCATTCTCCAGTGGGAAGGTTCCCCCAGTGCGATCGCGTATCATATCTTTCGTAAAACTAATGGCAATTGGAAACAAATTGCAAAAACAACGGATCTACAGTTCAAAGATGATAACTCTTCTGGAAAAGAATCTTTCTATGCTGTGGCATCAGAATTTGAAGGTGAATTATTTAGTCTCCCTTCCGAACCAGACATTGGATTTCCATCTCTTGTAGCAGGTAGGTCATTCGTGATCAAATCTCCTGAACTGACTGTTTCGGAGAACAGAAAAACTAGTGAATTTTTATTTAGTTGGAATCCGATTGCGAAGGTTACTTCTTACAAAATCTATATGCGTAAAAAAAACGATCCTGAGTGGAGTCTTGTCAAAGAAACCTCGGATACAAATTTCAAATTACAGAACTTAACGAAAAACCAATTTTATTTCTTTGCCATCCAATCCATTTCGAAAGGCACCGGCGAAAGTTTATTTTCAAAACCTGTGACATCGGTCATTTCAGATACAGTTGTTGATCTAAAAAAAGTAAAAACATTTGGTGAGTCCGCCATACAAAAGTTTATCGGCCCATGGACTGCCATGTATTGGGATGGGAAAAATAAAGTAAAGCCAGTCCGATTGACCATTGAAGCCGAAGATGTGGAAGGAAATATCATCATGAAGTGGAATGAAAATGAAATCTTCAGAGGGAAAAACATCGTCGATTCCGATCTACTAGAAGAAAAAGGAAAATGGAAAATTAAACTATCACCTAACTATGAGTCCTTGTCAGGTGAGTTCGAAGACAAAGTTTTAGTACCAGAAAAAAGCCAACTTTCTTTTATCAGAGAATAA
- a CDS encoding energy transducer TonB, producing the protein MKSFTLSLQYKLRRFGLFRASLFASVGLHVFCYLIYFILTLPSNAAFQETSMEDVDVSFEEIPPELIGGTSSPAPVEKQEWVEGSNKDAEEKPDNSDLNPNQLSGNGTDKDGYLFSFNGDRPPTPIIDFDLKAYFPEAAKAANISQKTVIVMVQVDEHGVLQGVKIVSGRAGYGFDEAAIRIIQRARFSPGYDKGKPTRMAHRLPISFDLEED; encoded by the coding sequence ATGAAGTCATTTACCTTATCCTTGCAATACAAACTGAGACGATTTGGACTCTTTCGAGCCAGTCTATTTGCCTCAGTAGGTTTGCATGTATTTTGTTATCTGATTTATTTTATTCTCACACTTCCGAGTAACGCAGCCTTCCAAGAAACTTCAATGGAAGATGTGGATGTTTCGTTTGAAGAGATCCCACCTGAACTCATCGGTGGGACTTCGAGTCCGGCTCCCGTTGAAAAACAAGAATGGGTGGAAGGATCAAATAAAGATGCGGAAGAAAAACCAGACAATTCTGATTTGAATCCCAACCAACTTTCCGGAAACGGAACCGACAAAGATGGATATTTGTTTTCTTTTAATGGAGATAGACCTCCCACTCCCATCATCGATTTTGATTTGAAAGCATACTTTCCAGAAGCTGCTAAAGCAGCCAATATCAGCCAGAAAACAGTCATTGTAATGGTGCAAGTGGATGAACATGGTGTCCTTCAAGGTGTAAAAATTGTCTCTGGAAGAGCGGGTTATGGATTTGATGAAGCAGCCATTCGCATCATCCAAAGAGCTCGGTTTTCTCCTGGGTATGATAAAGGAAAACCTACCAGAATGGCACATAGGCTCCCGATCAGTTTTGATTTAGAAGAGGATTAA